In Equus caballus isolate H_3958 breed thoroughbred chromosome 28, TB-T2T, whole genome shotgun sequence, the following proteins share a genomic window:
- the MLC1 gene encoding membrane protein MLC1 yields MTREEQCREELSYDRLPTLDRGRPDVGSRTPDTKPGALPLSSRLPSCFSHRTWVFSALMGSCLLVTSGFSLYLGNVFPSEMDYLRCAAGSCIPSAIVSFAVSRKTINVIPNFQILFVSTFAVTTTCLIWFGCKLVLNPSAIDINFNLILLLLLELLMAATVIISARSSEAQWKQKGSISDSTSILYEVTFPARVLKSYSVIEVIAGISAVLGGVIALNVDDTLSGPHLSVTFFWILVACFPSAIASHVTAECPSKCLVEVLIAICSLTSPLLFTASGYLSFSVMRILEIFRDYPPAIKQSYDVLLLLLMLELLLQASLNTGTVLQCVSFKVGASWDATQPGQQECPSGEVSRSPLKEFDKEKAWRAVVVQMAQ; encoded by the exons ATGACGCGGGAGGAACAGTGCAGGGAGGAGCTCAGCTACGACCGGCTGCCCACCCTGGATCGGGGAAGGCCAGACGTGGGAAGCCGCACCCCAGACACCAAGCCCGGTGCCCTGCCGCTGTCATCAAGGCTGCCCTCTTGCTTCAGCCACAGAACATGGGTCTTCTCTGCGTTGATGGGG AGTTGCCTGCTTGTGACCTCGGGGTTTTCCCTCTACCTGGGAAATGTGTTTCCCTCTGAGATGGATTACTTACGTTGTGCTGCAGGCTCG TGCATTCCGTCTGCAATTGTGAGCTTTGCTGTTTCGAGGAAAACCATCAACGTG ATTCCCAACTTTCAGATATTATTTGTTTCCACGTTTGCTGTCACCACGACGTGTTTAATCTGGTTTGGATGCAAACTTGTCCTGAACCCATCAGCAATAGAC ATAAATTTCAATCTGATTCTGCTCCTTCTGCTGGAGCTTCTGATGGCGGCCACAGTGATCATCTCTGCACGGTCCAGCGAGGCGCAGTGGAAGCAGAAG GGTTCCATCTCTGACAGCACCAGCATTTTGTATGAAGTGACATTTCCTGCTCGGGTTCTGAAATCCTATTCA GTCATTGAGGTGATTGCTGGCATCTCCGCAGTCCTGGGAGGGGTCATCGCCCTGAACGTGGATGACACTTTGTCGGGCCCGCACCTCTCAGTGACCTTCTTTTGGATCTTAGTGGCC tgtTTTCCAAGCGCCATTGCGAGCCATGTGACAGCGGAGTGTCCCAGCAAGTGTCTG GTGGAGGTGCTGATTGCCATCTGCAGCCTCACGTCCCCGCTGCTGTTCACGGCCTCTGGATACCTGTCGTTCAGCGTGATGAGGATCCTGGAGATCTTTAGAGACTACCCACCGGCCATCAAG CAATCCTACGACGTGCTCTTGCTGCTTCTGATGCTGGAGCTGCTGCTACAGGCAAGCCTCAACACAGGCACCGTCCTCCAATGCGTGAGCTTCAAGGTGGGCGCATCCTGGGACGCGACGCAGCCTGGCCAGCAGGAGTGCCCGTCGGGAGAG GTGTCCAGAAGCCCCCTGAAGGAGTTTGACAAGGAGAAAGCCTGGAGAGCTGTCGTGGTGCAAATGGCCCAGTGA